One Rhododendron vialii isolate Sample 1 chromosome 2a, ASM3025357v1 genomic region harbors:
- the LOC131316808 gene encoding uncharacterized protein LOC131316808 — protein MPPMKIQPLDSQAYNESLIRNTDAAKPVLKSRLKRLFDRQFPSVLRNNSSAATAAEFEPSSVCLAKMVQNFIEESQDSKSAAKCGRNRCNCFNGNINDSSDDEFDVSSGFNESGTSPSAVDSLEMLKSLIPCASVDERHLLAETSKIVEKNKICEKKDLRKIVTDGLLLLGYDASICKSRWEKSPGPSFPAGEYEYIDVIAEAERVIIDVDFRSEFGIARPTGGYKLILQSLPLIFVGRSDRLQQIVSIASEAANQSLKKKGMHVPPWRKVEYMRAKWLSSHTRTAAAAAPQNDVVDEAEKIELVRAESEGGELELIFGEKTAAAEVNSAETEAEATGDGGLFPAMACPWKPPAVKPKRCERGGAKVVTGLASLLREKP, from the exons ATGCCTCCGATGAAGATTCAACCACTCGATTCTCAAGCGTACAACGAGTCCTTGATCCGGAACACCGATGCGGCCAAACCGGTGTTGAAATCGCGGCTCAAGAGGCTCTTCGACCGGCAGTTCCCGAGCGTGCTGCGTAATAATTCCTCGGCGGCGACGGCGGCCGagttcgagccgagctccgtGTGCCTGGCCAAAATGGTGCAGAATTTCATCGAGGAGAGTCAGGATAGCAAATCGGCCGCGAAATGCGGCCGGAACCGCTGCAACTGCTTCAACGGCAACATCAACGACAGCTCCGACGATGAATTTGACGTCTCCAGTGGTTTTAACGAGTCCGGCACGTCCCCTTCAGCTGTTGATTCTTTGGAAATGCTCAAG AGTTTGATTCCGTGTGCGAGTGTTGACGAGAGACATCTCTTAGCGGAGACGTCGAAGATCGTCGAAAAGAACAAAATCTGCGAGAAAAAGGATCTGAGGAAAATCGTAACCGACGGCCTGTTGCTTCTTGGCTACGATGCTTCCATTTGCAAATCGCGTTGGGAAAAATCCCCCGGCCCCTCGTTTCCTGCCG GGGAATATGAGTACATAGACGTGATTGCAGAAGCGGAGAGAGTTATAATCGACGTCGATTTCAGATCAGAGTTCGGGATAGCCCGACCGACCGGAGGATACAAACTGATTCTCCAATCGCTACCGTTGATTTTCGTCGGCAGGTCTGATCGTCTCCAACAGATTGTTTCGATCGCGTCGGAAGCGGCGAATCAGAGCCTGAAGAAGAAGGGGATGCACGTTCCGCCGTGGAGGAAGGTTGAGTACATGAGAGCCAAATGGCTCTCTTCTCACACcagaaccgccgccgccgcggcTCCACAAAATGACGTCGTGGACGAGgctgaaaaaattgaattagTTAGGGCTGAGAGCGAAGGCGGAGAGTTGGAATTGATCTTCGGGGAGAAGACGGCGGCAGCAGAAGTGAATTCCGCCGAAACAGAAGCGGAGGCGACGGGGGACGGAGGGTTGTTTCCGGCGATGGCGTGCCCGTGGAAGCCGCCGGCGGTGAAACCGAAGAGATGCGAGAGAGGAGGAGCCAAGGTGGTTACCGGATTAGCTTCTCTCCTCCGGGAAAAACCCtaa